In the Vogesella sp. XCS3 genome, ATGGTGGCATCCGCCCAGCCAAATGCCATCGCAGCCACACGCCGGCTACGCCGCAAATCGGCCAGCGTACGCATACTGGCATAGTCAGCCACATCGGCTGGCGGCACCATCAAAATACGCCAGCCTATCATGCCGCCAGTCAGACCCTGGCTTACGCGCAGAAATCGTTTGTCGCGCTCGGGCGTACGCAAGAACCAGTGCACGCCAAGCCGCCCTTGCACCAGCATCTGTTCGATACGCGCATTGGGCATATCTGGCACGGGCTTCAACCTAGCCGACACACCGCTGTCAGCCAGCGCTGCCACCAGCAAGTTATGATAATAAGCTTGCCCCTGGCCTGTCCGTGTCGCCACGGTTAGCGACAGCTCATCAGCCACCGCCGTGGCCATCAAGCCAAAGACCAACAATACGCCATACCACCGCATCCATCGCCCTCCTCTGCCTGCTAGCAATATAGCCTGCTATCAGGCAGAGGAGGCTTTTAATGGATACGCCAGCATGACAAAGCCCCCCGCGCCTTGCGGCACGAGGGGTTTATCGCGTCACCGCTCAGTTCTTGGTGACAAACAGGGAGCTAGGGTCAAAGCCGACACGAATCGCGCCCCAGTGACGCTCGTTTATCATCACCGGCAAGGCAATTTCAGACAGGATCTCGCCGGTGTCACGCATATAGGTTTGCAGCAGGAATGGCTGCTTACTGCGCGCCGATTTCAAACCGGTAGGATCGTTGAAAATGCGTTTATCGCGGCTACCCACCAGGTCTTGCTGGGGGTCGCCCGTTTGCGGCTTGGAATAAAAACTGTTGTGCGTGGGCGCGTAGCCATTGTTATCCACCAGCAGGCAGAAACGCCCGCCAGTAACATTCTGCACGACGCGGTCGTACACCTTCTGCAATGGCAACTCCAGTTTGGTGTCGTACTGGGTGTGATACTTGGGCGGGTTGGTACCCGCGATAGGCTGGTAGCGCTGGTCGAAAATATCACAACCGTCTTGCTGCGCCTGCTGCAGCAGCTGCACCAGCTCGACGCAAGCATGGCGTGCCTGGCTGATGGTTTCATCCAGAATGCCTTCGCCCAGCACAAAGCGCGCCACCAGCTCCTGCACCTCTTCTGCAGCACGGGACAGGGCCACAGAGTCTTGCTCGGACTGCTTCAGGCTAGAGGAAACCGAGTGGCTCAGCGTGCTGATTTCGCTGACGTTGGCTGCAATCTGCTGGTTGGAGCTGGCAAACTCGCCCATGGTGGTGGCAATCTGCCCCATGCGGCTGGCGGTACTTTCGAAATCGCCCATCATACGGCCGAAGTGGTGCGAAGAACGATCCACCACCTCGCGAGCCTGCGCGGTATCTCGCGTAATGACAGAGGTTTCGTCCTTGGTGTTTTGCACCAGGCTCAGCATGCCGTCGATATTGCCGCTGATCTCGTCCGTTGCCACTTTTACCCGCTCGGCGAGCTTGCGCACTTCGTCGGCCACCACGGCAAAACCACGACCAGCCTCACCCGCCCGGGCGGCCTCGATCGCGGCATTCAAGGCCAGCAGGTTGGTTTGTTCGGACACATCCTTGATCAGGTCGGCAATGGTCTTGATGCTGGCGGAGCGGCTATTGAGCTCGTCCACCGTGCCATTGAAGGTATTTACGCGCTGGCTGACACCACCGATCTTTTGCGCCGCATCCTGCAGCTCGGCATAGGACGCCTTGGCCACATCCAGATTATGCAGCGTGGTAGCGGAAATCTGCTGGGTATCGCCCGAGACCTGGATAACCCCTTGCGTGGAACGGGCGCTGGCATCGCTCACCTGCCCTGCCAAGGCAGCCTGCTGCGTAGCATGGCTCACCGAGGCACTGATGTGCTTGCGAGTGCGTGCCGAATCCATGGCAATGCGCATCGTCATGGTGCGTACATTGCTGATGATTTCACGCATCTTTTGCAGAAAATCGTTGTAAGACAACGACAAATCGCGAATTTCGTCGTAAGTGATGGTCGGAATCTCGCGCGACAGATCGCCCTCGCCCGCACCGATTTCGCGGAAAATCGTAATGATCATCTTCAGCGGACGTACGATCAGATAGCGCAAGTACCACACCATGAAAGCAATAAATACCAGCGACACCGTCCAGATAGCCAGCGACCAGTAAATGGTACGATCCAGCAGCGCATGCACCTGCTGCAAGTTCTCGGGCCCCAGCGGCTGCGCACTCACCAGACTACGAATTTCTTCAAGCGAATTATAGACATAGGCAATGAGCACCAGCTGGAACAGGCTGATGAAGAAGAAGCTGCAAAGCTTTTTGGTGAGAGAATTCCAGAAGGTTTTCTCGATCAGGAAATACGTCTTCCAGAACCATTCCATCACATGCTCTCCTCTTGCGTTTTTATTTAGGCTCTTCGCGTGCGACACCACTAATCTATACATGTTATCTATAAATTAGCGCAATGACTATTCAGTAGCTGTTGATAGTAATCAAGCCAACGGCAGCTTTCGCCACTCTAGCCAGTGTTCATCAGGGTGGAATACCGACAGCGAGCCAGAAATCCTCTCCTGCTTTTGCAGCATAAAGTATGGGCCCAGAGACTGCTGCAAATTGAACAAAGAGGTACCAAAAGGTGGCCCTTTGGCTTGATCGCGCAAAAAGAAGTAACCTGCCAGCACGCCGCCAGCCGGTATCAGCGACGCCATACGCTGCGCATAACGTGCGGCCAACGCAGGTGGCAGAGCACATAGAAAGGCTCGTTCGTACACCCAGTCCCACGTACCGGACACGGTATCGGCAAAAAAGTCGGCTTCGATGATGCGGGATGCCAGTGCCGGGCAAGCAGCCTGCGCGCGCGCTACTGCGGCCGGGCTGAAATCCAGCGCTAGCGCATCACAGCCTTGTGCAACCAGCTGCTGCAACTCGTAGGCGCTGCCACAGCCGGGGATGAGCACGCGTCGAACCGGGCCATCAGCCAGCAAAGTGCTGGCGTGCTCGACAAACCCCGCCGGCAAGCCCGCACTATCCCACGGGGTGACATTACTCTGGTAGCGGGTTTCCCAGAAATCGGCCTTGCTGCTGTCCTGTGCCATATCGCATTCCATGATTGATCCGAACGAACATAGCACTCGGCAAAGTGATACCTCAATCTAAATCTGTCATCTACTAGCAAGGCTTCACCAGCCAGGCCTGCAGCTGCTGCGGCCAACTATCGAGTGATACCTCCAGCATCAATTCACGATCGCCATGGGTCAAAGGCAGCAAGCGTCTGTCGCCGTCCAGATACGGCTGCCCCAGCAAGAGTTCGCCACCATCACGCAGGGTAAATCTGGCCGATTCGCTGCCATCATGCGGCAATATCTCCAGATGGCCATGCAAGGGGCGCACCACAGCCAGCCATACCTTGCGTATGGACAGGCAAGCCCAGCAATGGGCTTTTTCTGCCTGGCTGAGCTCCCCCCAGAAACTGATCTCGCAAAAGGTTCGCGCACAGCCACGGCATACATCGTCGCCGATGGCCGTGGAACAAATGCCGATGCACGGCGTATCAGGCTGCTGGCTTAATGATGACATGTAACAATAAATTCATGTTTCTTGACGTATAACGCCATATGATTGATAAATAAATGTAACTAATAATTCACACGCACACACATGCAACGCGACGAATCCCTGATCTACAGCATCCTCAGAATGCTGCGCAGCCGCGCCCCCGGCAGCCTGGAAGAAAACCGCATCGTCAGCACGCTAGGGCAGGCATCCCCAGGACGCATCGCCCACATCCGCGAGCAGCTGCAATACCTGCATAGTACCGGCATGCTCAAGCGCATTCTGGTCGCTAAAAACCGCACCGCCTACCAGCTGGATTGGCCAGGCTACGACTATCTGGATGGCGCCTGAATCCCGATGCAAACATGCTGCCGTCGGCAA is a window encoding:
- a CDS encoding methyl-accepting chemotaxis protein; its protein translation is MEWFWKTYFLIEKTFWNSLTKKLCSFFFISLFQLVLIAYVYNSLEEIRSLVSAQPLGPENLQQVHALLDRTIYWSLAIWTVSLVFIAFMVWYLRYLIVRPLKMIITIFREIGAGEGDLSREIPTITYDEIRDLSLSYNDFLQKMREIISNVRTMTMRIAMDSARTRKHISASVSHATQQAALAGQVSDASARSTQGVIQVSGDTQQISATTLHNLDVAKASYAELQDAAQKIGGVSQRVNTFNGTVDELNSRSASIKTIADLIKDVSEQTNLLALNAAIEAARAGEAGRGFAVVADEVRKLAERVKVATDEISGNIDGMLSLVQNTKDETSVITRDTAQAREVVDRSSHHFGRMMGDFESTASRMGQIATTMGEFASSNQQIAANVSEISTLSHSVSSSLKQSEQDSVALSRAAEEVQELVARFVLGEGILDETISQARHACVELVQLLQQAQQDGCDIFDQRYQPIAGTNPPKYHTQYDTKLELPLQKVYDRVVQNVTGGRFCLLVDNNGYAPTHNSFYSKPQTGDPQQDLVGSRDKRIFNDPTGLKSARSKQPFLLQTYMRDTGEILSEIALPVMINERHWGAIRVGFDPSSLFVTKN
- a CDS encoding transporter substrate-binding domain-containing protein, which encodes MRWYGVLLVFGLMATAVADELSLTVATRTGQGQAYYHNLLVAALADSGVSARLKPVPDMPNARIEQMLVQGRLGVHWFLRTPERDKRFLRVSQGLTGGMIGWRILMVPPADVADYASMRTLADLRRSRRVAAMAFGWADATIWQHNGLPAMQQRFSVGELYRQVASGKRGVHYFPRGSIEVAAEHDLRAGLVPLPGIVLIYPQDFYFYVSPAMPQLHAKLQLAMQQAEQSGLRQKLFRQYYGTALSELALDKRVQIHLSSPP
- a CDS encoding DUF1289 domain-containing protein, giving the protein MSSLSQQPDTPCIGICSTAIGDDVCRGCARTFCEISFWGELSQAEKAHCWACLSIRKVWLAVVRPLHGHLEILPHDGSESARFTLRDGGELLLGQPYLDGDRRLLPLTHGDRELMLEVSLDSWPQQLQAWLVKPC
- a CDS encoding TPMT family class I SAM-dependent methyltransferase, which gives rise to MECDMAQDSSKADFWETRYQSNVTPWDSAGLPAGFVEHASTLLADGPVRRVLIPGCGSAYELQQLVAQGCDALALDFSPAAVARAQAACPALASRIIEADFFADTVSGTWDWVYERAFLCALPPALAARYAQRMASLIPAGGVLAGYFFLRDQAKGPPFGTSLFNLQQSLGPYFMLQKQERISGSLSVFHPDEHWLEWRKLPLA